In the Blastocatellia bacterium genome, one interval contains:
- a CDS encoding glucose-1-phosphate adenylyltransferase: MARRDDVLAIILGGGQGTRLFPLTGVRSKPAVPLGGKYRLIDVPVSNCINSDITKIYVLTQFNSASLNQHISRTYRFSRFSDGFVDILAAEQTLDNRDWFQGTADAVRQNWRHFEQWNVSTFLILAGDHLYRMDYRDFIGHHRDTKADITLSVIPCTETEASEFGLMRINSKGQVVEFKEKPKGDDLLSMRVDTSVIGLDPAEAKQKPYLASMGIYVFNPHVLYDLLTADPSKVDFGKEVIPAALDKYHVQAYLFNGYWRDIGTISSFYQANMDLAKVVPRFNLYDPNAPIYTRPRFLPPAKIRECQVHDSLIAEGSILSGAELIHCIVGIRSRIAENVRVERSIIMGADYYQTVSEILADQQAGIVPVGIGEGSLIRNAIIDKNARIGRGVRILNEANLTVFDGPNYFIRDGLVIIPKNATVPDGTVI, from the coding sequence ATGGCGAGACGAGATGATGTGCTAGCAATTATCTTGGGCGGCGGCCAAGGCACACGGCTCTTTCCACTGACCGGCGTGCGCTCCAAACCAGCCGTGCCGCTGGGCGGAAAGTACCGGCTGATTGATGTGCCGGTGAGCAACTGCATTAACTCGGACATCACCAAGATCTATGTCCTGACTCAGTTCAACTCAGCGTCGCTCAATCAGCATATTTCCCGGACCTATCGCTTCAGCCGCTTCAGTGACGGCTTTGTTGACATCCTGGCGGCTGAACAAACTCTTGATAATCGCGACTGGTTTCAAGGCACGGCTGACGCCGTTCGACAAAATTGGCGCCACTTTGAACAATGGAATGTGAGCACGTTCCTGATCCTTGCTGGGGATCATCTGTATCGCATGGATTACCGCGACTTCATCGGCCATCACCGCGACACCAAAGCCGACATCACGCTCTCTGTGATTCCCTGCACCGAAACGGAAGCAAGCGAATTCGGATTGATGAGGATCAATTCAAAGGGGCAGGTCGTCGAGTTCAAGGAGAAACCCAAAGGCGATGACCTCCTGTCTATGCGCGTGGACACCAGCGTCATCGGTCTTGACCCGGCGGAAGCCAAACAAAAACCCTACCTGGCTTCGATGGGCATCTATGTGTTTAATCCGCACGTGCTCTACGACCTGCTGACGGCCGATCCGTCAAAAGTTGATTTCGGCAAAGAAGTGATTCCGGCGGCGCTCGACAAATATCATGTTCAAGCCTACCTGTTCAACGGTTATTGGCGCGACATCGGAACGATTAGCAGCTTCTATCAAGCCAACATGGATTTGGCCAAGGTCGTTCCTCGATTTAATTTATACGACCCAAACGCGCCGATATACACGCGTCCGCGATTCTTGCCACCGGCGAAAATCCGAGAATGCCAGGTGCATGATTCACTGATTGCCGAAGGCTCTATTCTGAGCGGAGCTGAGCTGATTCACTGTATTGTCGGCATTCGGTCACGAATTGCTGAAAACGTGCGCGTCGAGCGATCCATCATCATGGGAGCTGACTACTATCAGACTGTCTCTGAAATCCTGGCCGATCAGCAAGCCGGCATTGTGCCAGTCGGCATCGGCGAAGGATCGCTAATCCGCAACGCGATCATTGATAAGAACGCTCGCATTGGACGCGGCGTCAGAATCCTCAATGAAGCCAATCTGACGGTGTTTGACGGTCCAAACTATTTCATTCGAGATGGCCTGGTCATCATCCCAAAGAATGCGACTGTGCCCGACGGAACGGTGATATAA
- the gltX gene encoding glutamate--tRNA ligase, translated as MNTSSLTQSNSPQASVRVRFAPSPTGQLHVGNVRTALYNWLFARQHGGAFLLRIEDTDVERSRPEYEQRIYDDLRWLGLDWDEGPDVGGALGPYRQSERLAVYRRYAERLLQSGDAYHCFCTADELAAERQQAEEAGRRFVYSGRCRTLPPEQVIEKLRHAVSHTIRFKVRSGMVAWDDLVRGHIEWQADLLGDFVIVKSDGWPVYNFAVVVDDIEMKITHVIRGEGHLANTHRQLLLYEALQARPPVFGHLSTILGTDGTKLSKRHGATALAEFRQQGYQPEALLNFLALLGWSPKTEGEILSRDQLIEQFSLDRVVKAPAIFDQEKLNWINREYLKRADRAELVRQSIVYLKQAGRLPDGDLNQHAQEWVSLLLEVTLTYVDTLAQLPQHAAVVLDYDLTRAEQTEEIADVIADPQAIRVLRLLQDELASCQPVTVEAFQAAAQVVKEKTGRKGRALFHPIRVGLTARASGPELVKLIPLFELGAALQLPIPVLSVRERLARFLERYDHSSHAHTNSPEKSDF; from the coding sequence ATGAACACATCCTCGTTGACTCAGTCAAATTCTCCCCAGGCCAGCGTGCGCGTGCGATTTGCCCCCAGTCCCACCGGCCAACTGCATGTTGGCAATGTTCGCACGGCGCTTTATAACTGGTTGTTTGCCCGGCAGCATGGTGGCGCGTTTCTCCTGCGCATTGAAGATACAGATGTCGAGCGGTCTCGGCCTGAGTACGAACAACGCATCTACGACGATTTGCGCTGGCTGGGCCTGGATTGGGATGAAGGCCCGGACGTTGGCGGAGCCCTCGGCCCTTACCGGCAGAGTGAGCGACTGGCCGTTTACCGCCGCTACGCCGAGCGGCTGCTTCAATCAGGCGATGCTTACCATTGTTTTTGTACTGCCGACGAGTTGGCCGCTGAGCGCCAGCAAGCGGAAGAAGCGGGCAGACGGTTTGTTTATTCCGGCCGATGTCGGACGCTGCCGCCAGAGCAGGTTATAGAGAAATTGCGCCACGCTGTCTCCCACACGATACGCTTCAAGGTGAGAAGTGGAATGGTGGCGTGGGACGACCTTGTGCGCGGGCACATTGAGTGGCAGGCGGATTTGCTTGGAGACTTCGTCATCGTTAAATCGGATGGCTGGCCTGTCTATAACTTTGCTGTCGTGGTGGACGATATTGAAATGAAGATCACGCATGTCATCCGTGGCGAAGGGCATTTAGCCAATACACACCGCCAGTTGTTGCTCTATGAGGCGCTGCAGGCGCGTCCGCCCGTGTTTGGCCATCTTTCTACAATCCTTGGGACAGACGGAACCAAGCTCTCCAAACGACATGGCGCAACGGCGCTGGCCGAATTTCGCCAGCAAGGGTATCAACCGGAGGCGTTGTTGAATTTTCTCGCCTTGCTGGGCTGGTCGCCCAAGACAGAAGGCGAAATCCTATCGCGCGATCAACTGATCGAGCAGTTTTCGCTCGACCGTGTGGTCAAGGCGCCAGCGATTTTTGATCAGGAAAAACTCAACTGGATCAACCGTGAGTATCTGAAACGCGCTGATCGAGCTGAGCTAGTCCGCCAGAGCATTGTCTACTTGAAGCAGGCCGGACGACTCCCCGACGGCGACCTGAACCAACACGCTCAGGAGTGGGTCTCGCTGTTGTTGGAAGTCACCTTGACGTACGTTGACACGTTGGCTCAGTTGCCACAGCACGCTGCTGTAGTCCTCGACTACGATCTCACACGCGCCGAACAAACCGAAGAGATAGCCGATGTGATCGCTGATCCACAAGCGATTCGTGTGCTTCGTCTCTTGCAGGACGAGCTTGCCTCATGCCAGCCCGTCACCGTAGAGGCGTTTCAAGCTGCTGCCCAGGTTGTCAAGGAGAAGACCGGACGCAAAGGACGAGCGCTGTTTCATCCGATCCGCGTCGGATTAACGGCCCGCGCTTCAGGGCCTGAACTGGTCAAGCTGATTCCGTTGTTTGAACTGGGCGCTGCGCTCCAGTTGCCCATCCCTGTATTGAGCGTCAGGGAACGGCTTGCTCGATTCCTCGAGCGATATGATCACTCCAGTCATGCTCATACCAATAGCCCAGAGAAAAGCGATTTTTGA
- a CDS encoding insulinase family protein — translation MNNGMFASRTHRACLPNGFTLLVYENPASPTVHLSMALRAGRFLDPLDRPGLSQLTASMLKRGSKQRSKFEIAQTLEDVGANVEVSANRFLIGAEGQALSKDIGRVLSTLAEILRQPAFPEDELDKLKKQVIGSLRRQQEQTDVRAFERFCQILYAPGNPFYQPPVEQRIQSIETISVEDLQRFYQTYYGAATAMLVVVGDVKTKQVQQQVEELFGDWAAGAPVPIEVERTRPGEQTQRELIHMPDKANANVVMGHAGQLRRTDQDYYAAFIANAALGQSTLSSRLGLRVRDQEGLTYGIASRFWEASFADGPWAVSFTVNPDNLNKALASTLEVIDAYLQQGITDRELEDEKSSFVGSFIVGLDTNTGMATHLLSAEAYGFGPQYLDRVPQLVQAVTKQQVNAAIQKFIHPSGFVTVIAGSLNDVAL, via the coding sequence ATGAATAACGGCATGTTTGCATCCCGCACCCACCGCGCTTGTTTGCCCAACGGGTTCACACTGCTCGTTTATGAAAATCCGGCTAGCCCGACCGTGCACCTGAGTATGGCGTTGCGGGCCGGTCGGTTCCTCGATCCGCTGGACAGACCTGGCCTTTCTCAACTAACTGCCTCAATGCTCAAGCGTGGCTCAAAGCAACGCTCCAAATTTGAAATTGCTCAGACGCTCGAAGACGTTGGAGCGAACGTGGAGGTTTCAGCAAATCGTTTCCTGATCGGCGCTGAAGGACAGGCGTTGTCCAAAGACATCGGCCGGGTCTTATCAACGCTGGCCGAAATTCTCCGACAACCGGCCTTCCCTGAAGATGAGCTGGACAAACTCAAGAAACAGGTCATCGGCAGCTTGAGACGACAACAGGAACAAACCGATGTCCGCGCCTTTGAACGGTTTTGTCAGATATTATATGCGCCAGGCAATCCGTTTTATCAACCGCCCGTTGAGCAGCGCATTCAGTCCATTGAAACCATATCGGTTGAGGACTTGCAACGGTTTTATCAAACCTATTACGGAGCTGCGACAGCCATGCTCGTGGTGGTGGGCGACGTCAAGACGAAGCAAGTGCAGCAGCAGGTGGAAGAGCTATTTGGCGATTGGGCAGCCGGCGCACCGGTGCCAATTGAGGTCGAACGAACCAGACCCGGCGAGCAAACTCAACGTGAGCTGATCCACATGCCTGATAAGGCCAATGCCAACGTGGTGATGGGACACGCGGGGCAATTACGTCGAACCGATCAGGATTATTATGCAGCGTTCATTGCCAATGCCGCGTTAGGCCAGTCCACGCTCTCATCACGATTGGGCCTGCGCGTCAGAGATCAAGAAGGACTGACTTACGGCATCGCTTCACGATTTTGGGAAGCGAGCTTTGCTGATGGTCCCTGGGCTGTCAGCTTCACGGTCAATCCAGATAATTTGAACAAAGCGCTGGCGTCCACATTGGAAGTCATTGACGCTTATCTGCAACAAGGTATCACTGATCGCGAACTTGAAGATGAAAAATCATCCTTCGTCGGTTCATTCATTGTCGGATTGGATACCAACACCGGCATGGCGACACATCTGCTCTCGGCGGAAGCCTATGGCTTCGGCCCGCAGTATTTGGACCGCGTTCCTCAGTTGGTTCAGGCTGTCACCAAACAACAGGTCAATGCGGCGATTCAAAAATTCATCCATCCGAGCGGATTCGTCACCGTGATCGCTGGTTCATTAAATGACGTCGCGCTTTGA
- a CDS encoding insulinase family protein, with protein MAEHIYVTGQVVAEGITFVDAAQGIEEYRLDNGMKLLLVAQPVAPVVALMVLYHVGSRNEAVGYTGATHLLEHMMFKGTPTFNTNRGTQIAAVLKRLGAHFNATTWLDRTNYFEAVPKEHLEFVIQLEADRMRNSLIRDEDREAERIVVRNELERGENEPLRVLDQHAWAAAFREHPYHHPTIGWRCDVENVPTERLRQFYHTFYWPKNATTIIVGDFQRHEALSYVAKHFGRIPSPPHEIPPVYTVEPPQEGERRFKLRRVGEVGLVQLCFHIPEARHPDVYPLALLSRILTDGITTRLYQRLVDAGLAISVNSMASHLKDPGLFEIVAVLRPEVPHQQVEDAILAELACIQDQGVSQAELDRAKVKIEATVYYERDGALNYACALAEAESSADWRWFLDYVPQVQRVQVGDIQRVAQQYLVEDNRTVGWFVPKASPGPQDQPQGEEESDE; from the coding sequence TTGGCTGAGCATATTTATGTCACAGGTCAGGTCGTAGCCGAAGGGATCACGTTCGTTGATGCCGCGCAGGGTATTGAGGAGTACCGACTGGACAATGGCATGAAGCTGCTATTGGTCGCGCAGCCCGTCGCGCCGGTGGTTGCGTTGATGGTTCTTTACCATGTGGGTTCGCGGAATGAAGCGGTCGGTTATACGGGGGCGACCCACTTGCTCGAGCACATGATGTTCAAGGGAACGCCGACATTCAACACAAATCGAGGCACGCAGATTGCCGCCGTCCTCAAGAGACTTGGCGCGCATTTCAATGCCACCACCTGGCTTGACCGGACGAATTACTTTGAAGCAGTTCCGAAAGAACATCTGGAATTTGTCATCCAGTTGGAGGCAGATCGGATGAGGAACTCGCTCATTCGTGACGAAGACCGAGAAGCTGAGCGGATCGTCGTCCGCAATGAGCTGGAGCGAGGCGAGAATGAACCCCTGCGCGTGTTAGATCAACACGCCTGGGCCGCTGCGTTTCGCGAGCACCCATATCATCATCCGACGATTGGTTGGCGATGTGACGTGGAGAATGTGCCGACAGAACGATTGCGCCAGTTTTACCACACGTTTTACTGGCCCAAGAACGCGACCACCATTATCGTCGGTGACTTCCAGCGCCATGAGGCGCTCTCGTATGTGGCCAAGCACTTTGGGCGAATTCCGTCACCGCCCCATGAGATTCCTCCGGTCTATACGGTCGAGCCACCCCAAGAAGGCGAGCGACGGTTCAAATTGCGTCGAGTCGGCGAAGTGGGATTGGTGCAACTCTGCTTCCATATTCCTGAAGCGCGTCATCCCGATGTCTACCCGTTGGCTCTGTTGTCCCGAATCTTAACCGACGGCATCACCACGCGATTATATCAACGGCTCGTAGATGCAGGGTTAGCCATCAGTGTCAATTCAATGGCTTCGCACCTGAAGGATCCGGGCCTGTTTGAAATTGTTGCTGTTTTGCGCCCGGAGGTGCCGCATCAACAGGTTGAGGATGCCATTTTGGCTGAATTGGCCTGCATTCAAGATCAGGGTGTGTCCCAAGCTGAACTGGATCGCGCCAAGGTTAAGATTGAAGCCACTGTGTACTACGAGCGCGACGGCGCATTGAATTATGCCTGTGCGCTTGCTGAAGCTGAGTCCAGCGCCGACTGGCGTTGGTTTCTTGATTATGTTCCGCAGGTGCAACGTGTGCAGGTGGGCGATATTCAACGGGTCGCGCAACAATATCTGGTTGAAGACAATCGAACCGTCGGGTGGTTTGTCCCCAAGGCTTCGCCCGGCCCGCAAGACCAGCCGCAGGGAGAAGAAGAAAGCGATGAATAA
- the ftsY gene encoding signal recognition particle-docking protein FtsY: MLRFWKRNQEKASDAAAASVTEARPDMEKPGLLNRFKQAVSATRKSIFSHIGDLALGKRRIDADVLEHLEEALIAADIGPRTTMEILDKARQQVDRKALDDFDALKNFIKSELRSILSKASNQLDSSPHSGAPYVILVVGVNGTGKTTTIGKLAYRFKQQGADVLLCGADTFRAAATDQLAVWAERAGVPLIQHAAGGDPAAVVFDALKAAKARGADIVIVDTAGRLHTKLDLMQEVQKVRRVAAREVAGAPHEVLLVMDAVTGQNGLEQARQFLQAAGVTGLVLTKLDGTAKGGIVVAIARELNLPIQYVGIGEALDDLVEFSPDAYVDSLFED; the protein is encoded by the coding sequence ATGTTACGATTTTGGAAACGGAATCAAGAAAAGGCATCCGATGCCGCGGCTGCGTCGGTCACTGAAGCGAGACCTGACATGGAAAAACCGGGTCTGCTCAACCGATTTAAGCAGGCTGTTTCAGCGACACGAAAAAGTATCTTTAGTCATATCGGTGATCTGGCTTTGGGCAAACGACGCATTGACGCCGATGTATTGGAGCATTTAGAAGAGGCGCTGATCGCTGCTGACATCGGCCCGCGAACGACGATGGAAATTCTTGATAAGGCCCGGCAACAGGTTGATCGAAAGGCGCTCGATGATTTCGACGCGCTGAAGAACTTCATCAAGTCGGAACTCCGCTCTATTCTCTCGAAGGCCTCAAACCAACTCGATTCATCACCACATTCGGGCGCGCCCTATGTGATCCTGGTGGTCGGCGTCAACGGCACAGGCAAGACAACCACCATTGGAAAGCTTGCCTATCGGTTCAAACAACAGGGCGCTGATGTTCTGCTGTGCGGCGCGGACACATTCCGCGCGGCGGCCACAGATCAACTGGCCGTCTGGGCTGAACGCGCGGGCGTGCCGTTGATTCAACACGCGGCTGGCGGCGACCCGGCAGCCGTCGTATTTGACGCGCTGAAGGCGGCCAAAGCCAGAGGCGCTGACATCGTCATCGTGGACACAGCCGGGCGCTTGCACACCAAACTCGACTTGATGCAAGAGGTCCAGAAAGTGCGCCGCGTCGCCGCGCGTGAAGTCGCGGGTGCGCCACACGAAGTCTTGCTGGTGATGGACGCCGTCACCGGGCAAAACGGGCTGGAACAAGCCCGACAGTTCTTGCAAGCCGCCGGCGTGACCGGCCTTGTGTTGACAAAACTCGATGGAACTGCCAAAGGCGGCATCGTCGTCGCTATCGCTCGTGAGTTGAATCTTCCCATTCAATATGTCGGCATCGGTGAAGCGTTGGATGATTTGGTTGAGTTTTCCCCGGATGCCTACGTTGACAGTCTCTTTGAAGACTAA
- a CDS encoding divalent metal cation transporter: MVERERPFSSPSGALTGAAFLMAVSAIGPGFLTQTTQFTVTLGASLAFAILVSVLIDIGAQLNTWRIIGVSRRRGHEIADAVIPGLGKLVTAVIVFGSFAFNIGNISGCALGMKALFDLNQSVGAAGSAAIAILLFARPKMLRSVDWVSKLLGAAMILMTGYIVLLARPPVGQVIRQAVYPDQVDVTSIITLVGGTIGGYIMFSGAHRLLDGGIHGVENLGRISRASVQGILITGLMRVVVFLAVFGVVQSGAQISREAPVFDAFRAGAGSVGHVLSGLVFWSAAITSVVGCSYTSMTFVPILRDQTRRSRGTIVFILLTAGTTIALNYLGWKPTPLLILAGTVNGILMPVVFGVILLASRRRDIVGDYAHPWWAMAMGFVAWLTTILMAYHTIANIL, from the coding sequence GTGGTGGAACGCGAGCGTCCATTTTCCAGTCCGTCTGGGGCGCTGACCGGTGCAGCGTTTTTGATGGCGGTGTCGGCCATTGGCCCTGGCTTCCTCACACAAACGACGCAATTCACGGTGACGCTTGGGGCGAGCCTTGCATTTGCCATTCTGGTCTCAGTGTTGATTGACATTGGCGCTCAGCTCAACACCTGGCGGATTATTGGCGTTTCGCGACGGCGTGGCCACGAAATCGCAGACGCCGTTATTCCCGGTCTCGGCAAGCTGGTGACGGCAGTGATCGTGTTCGGTTCATTTGCCTTCAACATCGGCAACATCAGCGGGTGTGCGTTGGGTATGAAGGCGCTCTTTGACTTGAACCAGTCGGTCGGGGCTGCCGGCTCAGCCGCCATAGCGATTCTGCTATTTGCTCGTCCCAAGATGCTCCGCTCGGTTGATTGGGTATCCAAATTGCTGGGCGCGGCAATGATCTTAATGACAGGCTACATCGTGCTGCTGGCGCGCCCGCCTGTCGGCCAGGTCATCCGACAAGCCGTCTATCCCGACCAGGTTGATGTGACTAGTATCATCACGTTGGTAGGAGGCACGATTGGCGGCTACATCATGTTTTCCGGCGCTCATCGGTTGCTGGATGGTGGTATTCACGGCGTAGAAAATCTGGGGCGCATCTCCCGCGCGTCAGTGCAAGGGATTCTGATCACGGGTCTGATGCGCGTCGTCGTGTTTTTAGCCGTCTTCGGCGTTGTGCAATCGGGCGCTCAGATCAGCCGTGAGGCCCCTGTGTTTGACGCTTTTCGCGCCGGCGCCGGAAGCGTCGGTCACGTGCTGTCGGGACTTGTTTTCTGGTCGGCGGCCATCACGTCGGTTGTTGGATGCTCCTATACCTCGATGACATTTGTTCCGATATTGCGTGACCAAACACGGCGCTCACGCGGGACCATCGTTTTCATTCTCTTGACTGCCGGCACGACCATTGCGCTGAACTATCTGGGCTGGAAGCCAACGCCACTGCTAATTCTGGCCGGCACCGTCAACGGCATCCTCATGCCGGTGGTTTTCGGCGTGATCCTGCTGGCCTCGCGCCGGCGTGATATTGTCGGCGACTACGCTCATCCCTGGTGGGCGATGGCAATGGGGTTTGTGGCCTGGCTCACCACCATCCTCATGGCCTATCATACCATTGCCAACATCCTATAA